Below is a genomic region from Parageobacillus toebii NBRC 107807.
CGATTTCTTTTTTCGCTGTCTCTTTTAAACGCTCTGCTTCCGCACGGGCAGACGCGATAATTTGCTCTTTTTGCTCCTCAGCCATTTTGCGCGCGTTTTCAATGAGCTCCTGCGCCTCTTGGCGAGATTGCTTCATTAGTTCGCGCTGTTCTTCCAATAGCTTTTCCGCTTCTTTGCGATGTTTTTCCGCTTGATCGATTTCGTTTGCAATATGCTCTTCGCGCTGTTTCATCACGCCCATTAATGGACCAAACGCGTATTTACGGAGCAATAACATTAATAATAAAAACATAATTAGCTGGAATAACATATCGCCGCCGTTGAATCCATGCCCAGCAGCCCCTAATGCAAAAAAGTTTGCCATTACGCGTTTCACTCCCTTCAAGAGTCGCCCTCTAGACCTATTTTTCTCGCTTTTTGAGCGTCATTGTTATCTTTTACGATGAAATGAACATAAAGGAATGGCGAAGGTTCGCATGGAATGATCTTCGCCATCATTGAACGATTTTGCTTGTCCTATCGATTTTTACGTTGCTTGCCAACGTTGATGAACAAGCGCTACGCAAAAATTAGCGCCCTTGAACCATAAAGGCAATAACAACCGCAATAATCGGAATCGCTTCGACTAACGCAACCCCGATAAACATTGTTGTTTGAAGCATACCGCGCGCCTCTGGCTGGCGTGCGATTCCCTCTACTGTACGAGATACGATTAAACCGTTACCAATACCTGCACCAAGTGCAGCTAAACCAATTGCGATTGCTGCAGCTAATACACCCATTGAAAAGTCCTCCTTTTAGTATTTATTGAAATTTATTGAAGTTGTTTTTATAAAAAATTAATGGTCATGACTCACTTTGTGCGCCATATAAACCATTGTTAACATCGTGAAAATGAACGCTTGGATGGCGCCAACGAAAATACTGAACGCTTGCCAAGCGATCGTTGGAATGATCGCTGCGATCGTACCGCCAACGCCAGTAGCCAATCCACCCGCCAATAAAGCAAGCAAAATTTCTCCAGCATAAATGTTCCCGTATAGACGCAAACCTAATGTTAATGTGTTAGCAAACTCTTCGATAATTTTAAGCGGGAATAAAATCCACATTGGACTGACAAAGCCTTTGGCGTATTCTTGGAATCCACGAAGTTTGATGCCGTAATAATGCGACAGCGCAACAACCATAATCGCCAACGTTAATGTGATCACAGGGTCTGCTGTCGGTGATTTCCACCATAGCTTTCCATCGATGACGATAGAGAACGGAAGACCGAGCATGTTTGCCACAAAAATATACATGATTAAGGTCATGCCCAGTAGATGAAAACGACCTCCCGTTTTCCAGTCCATGTTGCTTTTGATGATTCCCTTGACAAAGTCGACGACCCATTCAAGGAAATTTTGCATTCCCCTTGGCTTCATCGAAAGATTGCGCGTAGCAGCAACGGCAATGATGAACACAATCACGCTAGTGATCGTTATCATCAAAACGTTGGCTAAGTTAAAGGTAAGTCCTAGAAATTCATATAAAGGAGCTTCATGATGCACTAGTTATCACCTCGCTTCCTTGCCTCATTAATGTATGTGCAGAAAATAATCTATTATAATGACAAAATAAGGTGTCATTAACCCCAATATGACAGGTGCAATGGAAAAATGGTTCGGAAATTGCAATACGACTAAAGCAGCAAGTGCCGCAAGCGCCATTCGTGAAAACGTACCTAGTGAGCGAACACGCTTCCCTTCCGCTACGGCTCGTCCAAATTTCATTACTCGGCTGGCTAATAACCACACACTATAAAATCCTATAGATGTTCCGAACAGCAAGCTCAAAAATAATGTTTTATACTCTGTCATCCCCCAGCCTGCCGCATACATCAAAAGGAGAAACAACGAATATTTTCGCAAATTTCGCATTATATGTTCCATAATTCTATTATTCCCCTGAAAAAAATTGACGGATTGTTCTTAACATTGCAGAGATGCCCGCAGCTAGTCCAAGAAGGAGACCAATAATAAGAAAAAGAGGTTCGGAGTCAAACTTTCGATCAAGCCATCTGCCGCCGAATATACCAATTAAAACAGAACCAGCCAACTGAGAAACAATGGCAGACATCAAACCGATTGCCCGGAAAGGATAGCGTTGGTTTTGCCCCATATCGTTATAGTCCTCACATTCGTAAAAACTATCGTAAAAACTATGTATATAGTGTATCTGAAAACCTTATCATATATCCCCTGTCAAGCATACAATACCATGGGGTCGATGTCAATGTGTTTCATAGAAAAAAACTGTATTATAACAACGAAAATGTTAATAATTTGTGACATTTATTAATTTCTTTTTCACTTAATTAGTGTATAATGATATATTTATTTTTTTAGACATAATCTTTAAAAAAAAGACGGTATCACTTCCATGAAATGATACCGTCTTTGGAATTTATTTTGTGCCGAATAAGCGATCACCGGCATCTCCAAGGCCTGGAACGATATAGCCGTGATCGTTTAGCTTTTCATCGAGTGCAGCAATGTAAATATCGACATCCGGGTGTGCTTGTTTCACCGCTTCCACCCCTTCTGGGGCAGCAATTAAGCACATGAATTTAATACTTTTTGCGCCGCGTTTTTTTAAGGCGTTAATCGCTTCTACCGCTGATCCGCCTGTCGCGAGCATTGGGTCCACAACAATAAAATCGCGCTCTTCTACATCGGTCGGCAGCTTCACGTAATATTCAACCGGTTTTAATGTTTCTGGGTCGCGATATAACCCGATATGGCCGACTTTCGCGGCTGGAATCAATTTTAAAATGCCATCGACCATACCTATTCCTGCGCGCAAAATCGGGATTACACCAAGTTTTTTGCCTGCGATTACTTTCGATTTTGCTTTGCTGACCGGTGTCTCAATTTCTACTTCTTCAAGCGGGAGATCGCGCGTAATTTCAAACGCCATCAACGTCGCCACTTCTTCGACAAGTTCACGAAACTCTTTCGTGCCAGTGTTTTTGTCGCGAATATATGTCAGCTTATGTTGAATAAGTGGATGATCGAATACATATACTTTTCCCATTTTGCACTCTCCTCTTTGTTTGCGGTTTACACTTCCATTAATTCTACCGAAAAATATACGTGCATTCAACTACAAACAAAAACGCGCCTCTAAAGACATTCGTCTTAGAGGCGCGTTTTTTGTCAACGATATAATGGGAATTTTTCCGTTAATGCCGCTACGCGTTTTCGCGCTTCTTCCAATTTTGCTTCGTCTTCGTGATTTTTTAATGTAAGACTAATAATGCTTGCGATTTCATCCATTTCTTCCAAACCGAATCCGCGCGTCGTTACCGCGGCGGTGCCGATACGGATGCCGCTTGTCACAAATGGGCTTTCCGGATCGTACGGAATCGTATTTTTGTTGACGGTGATACCGACTTCGTCCAACACTTTTTCCGCCACTTTTCCAGTGAGGCCAAGGGAACGTAAATCAATTAACAACAAGTGGTTGTCTGTTCCGCCGGAAACGAGTGTAAAGCCTTCTTTTTTCAATGCTTCCGCGAGGCGTTTTGCGTTGTTGATGATATTTTGCGCATATGTTTTAAAGCTGTCTTGCAGTGCTTCACCGAGCGCGACTGCTTTCGCCGCGATGACGTGCATGAGCGGTCCGCCTTGAATGCCTGGGAAGATCGCTTTGTCAATTTGTTTTGCAAACTCTTCTTTGCAAAGGATCATGCCGCCGCGCGGCCCGCGGAGCGTCTTATGCGTCGTTGTGGTCACAAAATGCGCATATGGCACCGGATTTGGATGAAGACCTGCCGCAACAAGACCTGCAATGTGCGCCATGTCTACCATCAAGTACGCCCCTACTTCATCAGCGATTTCACGGAAACGTTTAAAATCGATGACGCGCGGATAAGCGCTTGCCCCTGCTACAATCAGTTTCGGCTTATGTATGCGCGCTTTTTCAAGCACATCATCATAATCAATGACATGTGTTTCTGGATCGACACCATATTCGACAAAGTTATATTGAATGCCGCTAAAGTTGACTGGGCTGCCATGCGTTAAATGACCGCCGTGCGACAAATTCATCCCAAGCACCGTATCGCCATGTTCCAAAACAGTAAAATATACCGCCATGTTCGCTTGTGCGCCAGAATGCGGCTGTACGTTGGCATGTTCCGCGCCAAACAATTTTTTCGCCCGTTCGCGCGCGAGATCCTCGACGACATCGACATATTCGCAGCCACCATAATAGCGGCGGCCCGGATATCCTTCGGCATATTTATTCGTTAATACCGATCCTTGCGCTTCCATAACAGCGCGGCTGACAAAATTTTCTGACGCGATTAATTCAATTTTTGATTGCTGCCGTTTCAACTCATTTTGAATCGCTTCAAATACTTGCGGATCTTGTTGTGGCAAGTAGTTCATCACTAGCTCCCCCTCATTTCGAAATAATGAATATTCTTTTTTATTTTACCAGCTTTTTGCGGGTAGATTCAAAGAAAAAATGAACAAAATCATCAGGAAGTGCAAGAAGTATTCGGATTTTCTAAAGAGTAGACTGCGCGGGCGCCGCCGATCAGTTTCGGCCTCGTTTTTGCCAATGTCACATGGGCATGTCCCACTTGCTTTAACGACACGCGCACAGGAACAGCGACATGCTTTAAATGCATGCCGATCAATGTATCGCCGATATCAATGCCGGCATCTGCTTTAATAAATTCGACAACGACGGGATCGTTCATATGACGATACGCGTATTCAGCCATTGCTCCGCCGGCTGTTCGGACAGGGATGACCGAGACGATTTCAAGCTGATGGGACATGGCGGTCTGTCTTTCTACAACAAGCGCGCGGTTTAAATGTTCGCAACATTGAAACGCTAGCTGCACCCCTGTTTCCTCATGCCACTTTCTCAATTCGGCAAACAGCATTTCGGCGACTTCCGTTGAGCCAGCTGTTCCAATTTTCTCGCCGATCACTTCGCTTGTGCTGCAGCCGATGACAAGAATATGCTCGGATGAAAGCGGGACTTGCTTTCGAAATTCACGAATAATCGTCTGCCATTGCTGCTTCCATTCGGATAATGGGGAAGACATATTGACGATTCCTCCTATGTTATAAATGTTTGTTTTCATATTGTGTAATTTTTTCCACGCGTCGTGCGTGACGTCCGCCTTCAAATTCCGTCGTCAACCACACTTTCGCGATTTCACGCGCTAATCCTGGTCCAATGACGCGTTCTCCCATCGCTAATATGTTGCTATCATTATGCTGGCGCGTTAATTTGGCGCTATATACGTCGTGACAGAGCGCGCAACGAATGCCTTTTACTTTATTAGCGGCAATCGTCATGCCAATTCCGGTGCCGCAAATTAAAATGCCGCGATCCACTTCCCCGTTTGCGACTTTTTCCGCAACTGGAATCGCGTAATCAGGATAATCGACCGATGTTTCGCATTCACATCCTAA
It encodes:
- a CDS encoding TIGR01440 family protein; its protein translation is MSSPLSEWKQQWQTIIREFRKQVPLSSEHILVIGCSTSEVIGEKIGTAGSTEVAEMLFAELRKWHEETGVQLAFQCCEHLNRALVVERQTAMSHQLEIVSVIPVRTAGGAMAEYAYRHMNDPVVVEFIKADAGIDIGDTLIGMHLKHVAVPVRVSLKQVGHAHVTLAKTRPKLIGGARAVYSLENPNTSCTS
- a CDS encoding F0F1 ATP synthase subunit B; the encoded protein is MANFFALGAAGHGFNGGDMLFQLIMFLLLMLLLRKYAFGPLMGVMKQREEHIANEIDQAEKHRKEAEKLLEEQRELMKQSRQEAQELIENARKMAEEQKEQIIASARAEAERLKETAKKEIEREKEQAMAALREQVASLSVLIASKVIEKELTEQDQAKLISEYIQEVGEGR
- a CDS encoding ATP synthase subunit I, with protein sequence MEHIMRNLRKYSLFLLLMYAAGWGMTEYKTLFLSLLFGTSIGFYSVWLLASRVMKFGRAVAEGKRVRSLGTFSRMALAALAALVVLQFPNHFSIAPVILGLMTPYFVIIIDYFLHIH
- the glyA gene encoding serine hydroxymethyltransferase, whose product is MNYLPQQDPQVFEAIQNELKRQQSKIELIASENFVSRAVMEAQGSVLTNKYAEGYPGRRYYGGCEYVDVVEDLARERAKKLFGAEHANVQPHSGAQANMAVYFTVLEHGDTVLGMNLSHGGHLTHGSPVNFSGIQYNFVEYGVDPETHVIDYDDVLEKARIHKPKLIVAGASAYPRVIDFKRFREIADEVGAYLMVDMAHIAGLVAAGLHPNPVPYAHFVTTTTHKTLRGPRGGMILCKEEFAKQIDKAIFPGIQGGPLMHVIAAKAVALGEALQDSFKTYAQNIINNAKRLAEALKKEGFTLVSGGTDNHLLLIDLRSLGLTGKVAEKVLDEVGITVNKNTIPYDPESPFVTSGIRIGTAAVTTRGFGLEEMDEIASIISLTLKNHEDEAKLEEARKRVAALTEKFPLYR
- the atpB gene encoding F0F1 ATP synthase subunit A, coding for MHHEAPLYEFLGLTFNLANVLMITITSVIVFIIAVAATRNLSMKPRGMQNFLEWVVDFVKGIIKSNMDWKTGGRFHLLGMTLIMYIFVANMLGLPFSIVIDGKLWWKSPTADPVITLTLAIMVVALSHYYGIKLRGFQEYAKGFVSPMWILFPLKIIEEFANTLTLGLRLYGNIYAGEILLALLAGGLATGVGGTIAAIIPTIAWQAFSIFVGAIQAFIFTMLTMVYMAHKVSHDH
- the rpiB gene encoding ribose 5-phosphate isomerase B; amino-acid sequence: MKVAIASDHGGIHIREEIKKLMDEMGIEYIDLGCECETSVDYPDYAIPVAEKVANGEVDRGILICGTGIGMTIAANKVKGIRCALCHDVYSAKLTRQHNDSNILAMGERVIGPGLAREIAKVWLTTEFEGGRHARRVEKITQYENKHL
- the atpE gene encoding F0F1 ATP synthase subunit C, with product MGVLAAAIAIGLAALGAGIGNGLIVSRTVEGIARQPEARGMLQTTMFIGVALVEAIPIIAVVIAFMVQGR
- the upp gene encoding uracil phosphoribosyltransferase, with the translated sequence MGKVYVFDHPLIQHKLTYIRDKNTGTKEFRELVEEVATLMAFEITRDLPLEEVEIETPVSKAKSKVIAGKKLGVIPILRAGIGMVDGILKLIPAAKVGHIGLYRDPETLKPVEYYVKLPTDVEERDFIVVDPMLATGGSAVEAINALKKRGAKSIKFMCLIAAPEGVEAVKQAHPDVDIYIAALDEKLNDHGYIVPGLGDAGDRLFGTK
- a CDS encoding AtpZ/AtpI family protein, coding for MGQNQRYPFRAIGLMSAIVSQLAGSVLIGIFGGRWLDRKFDSEPLFLIIGLLLGLAAGISAMLRTIRQFFSGE